The Naumovozyma dairenensis CBS 421 chromosome 11, complete genome genome includes a window with the following:
- the EGO4 gene encoding Ego4p (similar to Saccharomyces cerevisiae YNR034W-A and YCR075W-A; ancestral locus Anc_6.348) produces MTKNDLKEFKTYEQLLPRALGTLTFDEKKNLVDTSGFGKELSKTTHIPEILRKCDKELGRIGYTVFDDSRHVGRAFQKGGKTVVLFTEKSGEDSWHTNDKDNHGVMLPTN; encoded by the coding sequence atgaCAAAGAACGATCtaaaagaatttaaaaCATACGAACAATTATTACCAAGAGCATTAGGTACTTTAACTTTcgatgaaaagaaaaatttagtCGATACATCAGGTTTTGGTAAAGAACTTTCTAAAACTACTCATATTCCAGAAATATTGAGAAAATGTGATAAAGAATTAGGTAGAATTGGATATACGGTCTTTGATGATAGTAGACATGTTGGTCGTGCATTCCAAAAGGGTGGTAAGACTGTCGTTTTGTTTACTGAAAAGAGTGGTGAAGATTCTTGGCATACAAATGACAAGGATAATCATGGTGTTATGCTTCCAACTAACTAG
- the MRPS12 gene encoding mitochondrial 37S ribosomal protein uS12m (similar to Saccharomyces cerevisiae YNR036C; ancestral locus Anc_6.352): MLPFLKSRTTNSFQLLRSLPYSYSCTPPSQLIKKASSQYSSSLISLSRYNRTQVSQFSTTSIVQATLNQIKRGSGPPRRKKQTTAPALDHCPFKKGIVLKVMILKPKKPNSAQRKACRVRLSNGNVISAYIPGEGHNAQEHSIVYVRGGRCQDLPGVKYHLVRGVGDLSGVVNRVTSRSKYGVKKPTKANAAA; the protein is encoded by the coding sequence ATGCTTCCCTTTCTAAAGAGTAGGACAACTAATTCATTCCAACTTCTTAGGAGTTTAccatattcatattcatgTACACCTCCGTCCcaattaataaagaagGCATCATCTCAgtattcatcttcattgatatcattatcacGATATAACAGGACACAAGTTTCCCAATTCTCGACTACATCCATAGTACAAGCCACattaaatcaaattaaaagaGGATCAGGACCACCAAGACGTAAGAAACAAACCACAGCACCAGCATTAGATCATTGCCCCTTTAAGAAAGGTATTGTATTAAAAgtgatgattttgaaaccAAAGAAACCCAATTCTGCTCAAAGGAAAGCTTGTAGAGTAAGATTATCTAATGGGAATGTCATATCTGCTTATATTCCCGGTGAAGGTCATAATGCTCAAGAACATAGTATTGTATATGTTAGAGGTGGAAGATGTCAAGATTTACCAGGTGTTAAATATCATCTAGTTAGAGGTGTGGGGGATTTGAGTGGTGTCGTTAACAGAGTCACTTCAAGATCTAAATATGGTGTTAAAAAACCTACCAAGGCCAATGCAGCAGCCTGA
- the ABZ1 gene encoding 4-amino-4-deoxychorismate synthase (similar to Saccharomyces cerevisiae ABZ1 (YNR033W); ancestral locus Anc_6.344), with amino-acid sequence MRETLHVLFIDSYDSFTYNLVRLIEQQNIGDNTSIKIITIHNDTITTKQELIQYAKIFDAIVVGPGPGNPINGTNDIGVISSLFCDELQDVPILGVCLGFQALCFYHGAKIEELKTIKHGQVYPITIKSDNDELFKGIPSHFKSTRYHSLHVTNITPQIVPLATTTDENGELLMAARIKDKPWYGVQYHPESCSSEFGEFLISNFLSLAIKNNKTLGRTNWRNESKWASQSNPELASKSMFKALEKKIDRSTIYDKKSIIQSKEEEEEDLITMNQYNVTKDPQFTFKLCDKIRDHKFIMASSSVSKNRGEWSIIALPNENSKVFTHYNDLNKTTIHKWQDKYVTSKIMQERLHQELKNEKVQGIDVISEDKSQFWTTIGEFMKSHLIPTARMDLPFIGGLVGILGYEMGSFVKNNKCDETVDLTLKPDAKLVFIENTILINHETGELYTISLKDNFPHNITALLDKEHSLDEVQNTILPWERELPKDINYEIMMPEKKDYTTAFNKCQEYMHKGDSYEICLTTQTKVIPSEWISPWRIFQTLIQRNPAPFSNFFQFQDIIDDKNPVVLLSTSPERFLKWNKDTCELRPIKGTVKKTEDMTLEKATSILKTPKEFGENLMILDLIRNDLYELLPDVRVEEFMSVEEYATVYQLVSVIKAYGLNESKYSGIDILKHSLPPGSMTGAPKKITVELLQEDIEKGLNKDIYSSNRGIYSGISGYWSVNGNGDWSVNIRCMYSYNNGKTWQLGAGGAITVLSTLEGELEEMYTKLETGLQIFT; translated from the coding sequence ATGAGAGAGACATTGcatgtattatttattgattcATATGACTCCTTCACATATAATCTAGTAAGACTAATTGAACAGCAAAATATCGGAGATAATACTTCCATTAAAATTATAACCATTCATAATGATACCATCACAACGAAACAAGAATTGATTCAGTATGCAAAAATTTTCGACGCTATTGTGGTGGGACCGGGCCCTGGAAATCCAATCAATGGAACAAACGATATAGGTgtaatatcttcattattttgtgACGAATTACAAGATGTCCCCATCTTGGGCGTATGTTTAGGTTTCCAAGCGTTGTGTTTTTATCATGGTGCTAAAATTGAGGAATTAAAGACGATAAAACATGGGCAAGTATATCCTATCACGATCAAATCCGATAATGATGAACTCTTCAAGGGCATCCCATCTCATTTCAAATCGACTAGATATCATTCTTTGCATGTCACAAATATAACGCCTCAAATTGTCCCATTGGCAACTACTACTGATGAAAATGGGGAACTTTTGATGGCTGCACGAATTAAAGATAAACCTTGGTATGGTGTTCAATATCATCCTGAATCATGTAGTTCGGAATTTGGAGAATTCTTAATAAGTAATTTCCTATCACTTGCtattaagaataataaaaccTTGGGAAGGACCAACTGGAGAAACGAATCTAAATGGGCATCACAATCTAATCCTGAATTGGCATCGAAATCAATGTTCAAAGCTCtagagaagaaaattgaTAGAAGTACCATTTACGATAAGAAATCCATCATACAGAGcaaggaagaagaagaagaagatttaatCACAATGAACCAGTATAATGTTACAAAGGATCCTCAATTTACATTTAAATTATGTGATAAAATACGTGAtcataaattcattatggCATCTTCTTCTGTATCTAAGAATAGAGGAGAATGGTCTATAATTGCCCTTCCCAACGAGAATTCAAAAGTATTTACTCATTATAATGATCTGAATAAAACAACCATTCACAAGTGGCAAGATAAATATGTTACTTCAAAAATCATGCAGGAACGACTTCAtcaagaattaaaaaatgaGAAGGTACAAGGTATAGATGTAATTTCAGAGGATAAATCACAATTTTGGACGACAATAGGGGAATTTATGAAATCACATCTGATTCCAACCGCTCGAATGGATTTACCTTTCATAGGAGGTTTGGTTGGTATATTAGGATATGAAATGGGTTCCTTTgtgaaaaataacaaatGTGACGAAACTGTTGATCTTACCCTTAAACCCGATGCTAAATTGgtatttattgaaaatactattttaataaatcatgAAACAGGGGAACTATATACAATctctttgaaagataatttCCCTCATAACATAACTGCCTTGTTAGATAAGGAACATTCCCTTGACGAGGTACAAAATACGATATTGCCCTGGGAAAGGGAATTACCGAAGGATATAAATTATGAAATTATGATGCCTGAGAAGAAAGATTATACAACAGCGTTTAATAAGTGTCAAGAATATATGCATAAGGGCGATTCATATGAAATATGTTTAACTACACAAACGAAAGTGATACCTTCAGAATGGATATCTCCATGGAGGATATTTCAAACTTTAATTCAACGAAATCCAGCACCATTTTCTAactttttccaatttcaagatattattgatgataaaaatcCAGTGGTATTATTAAGCACATCACCTGAAAGATTTCTTAAATGGAATAAAGATACGTGTGAATTACGTCCAATTAAAGGTACTGTTAAGAAAACCGAAGATATGACATTAGAGAAAGCCACATCTATATTGAAGACACCAAAAGAATTTGGGGagaatttgatgattttagACCTGATTCGTAATGATCTCTATGAACTATTGCCTGATGTTAGGGTGGAGGAATTTATGTCTGTTGAAGAATATGCTACTGTTTATCAGTTGGTAAGTGTTATCAAAGCTTATGGTCTTAATGAGAGCAAATATTCAGGGATAGATATCTTAAAGCATTCATTGCCTCCAGGATCGATGACTGGGGCACCTAAGAAGATTACGGTAgaattattacaagaagATATTGAGAAGGGCTTGAACAAGGATATTTATAGTAGTAATCGTGGAATATATAGTGGTATTTCAGGGTATTGGTCAGTGAATGGTAATGGTGATTGGTCTGTAAATATTCGATGTATGTATTCGTACAACAATGGGAAAACATGGCAACTGGGAGCAGGTGGAGCCATAACAGTTTTGAGTACGCTGGAGGGTGAATTAGAAGAGATGTATACGAAATTAGAGACTGGTTTACAAATATTCACGTAA
- the DBP6 gene encoding putative ATP-dependent RNA helicase DBP6 (similar to Saccharomyces cerevisiae DBP6 (YNR038W); ancestral locus Anc_6.355), which yields MFAVRFDPNKIIEETIQDDDNNDQQQTAITTNDKHKPIIPLKRKNPIESDNESESESESESDRESESDRESESESESDRESESESESADEEEQEQEQDEKDIIVSPAEEQEGDEDSDIEMQSADDNTNNEESHEENSKHNSVLSRFQQTLSLQEKLKRINETTDSITNEDSKTDVSMENVHDLENIPQPAIVRNSQLMKATSNEHKSIAWTHTTKIHYDSTMIKPYQSYANQLEPKLLQNIEKYFSHETFPIQTILLDTILPTLNFSLKTTKKHFTRRVGDILVNASTGSGKTLAYSIPIIQTLSKRKVNKLRALIIVPTKLLIHQVYDTLSKLSQGTGLIITMSKLENSLKEEHIKLQTNEPDILITTPGRLVDHLNMNSFNLKNLKMLVLDEADRLLNQSFQNWCNELMKKLTIDKTPIYQIPGDEISMSTDQMPGNIIKMIFSATLTTNTQKLHDLKLFKPKLFVMDSVKLYHLPSTLQEYIINIPTAKSLFKPLYLLKLLLKQYEDQQMQGSRILVFVKSNESSLRLATLLKIMINKTSNLNESNYQINSINSNNSKADNRKLVTEFSKPFEDSSMLHAKILITTDLMSRGIDINNITDVINYDLPLSSQQYVHRSGRTARARSNGNAYNMLVGKGERTFWSQQIDDDVARDVNGFTPKIWGKEDNEADSEQEGKNSVIDSFLQVTDDEEATYKECLQLLKEKTL from the coding sequence ATGTTCGCCGTTAGATTTGATccaaataaaatcattgaagaaactaTTCAAGATGATGACAACAATGACCAACAACAGACTGCCATTACCACTAATGATAAACATAAACCTATTATACcgttgaaaagaaaaaaccCAATTGAGAGCGATAATGAGAGTGAAAGTGAAAGTGAAAGTGAAAGTGATAGAGAAAGTGAAAGTGATAGAGAAAGTGAAAGTGAAAGTGAAAGTGATAGAGAAAGTGAAAGTGAAAGTGAAAGtgctgatgaagaagagcaggaacaagaacaagatgaaaaagatataatagTTTCTCCTGcagaagaacaagaaggaGATGAAGATTCAGACATTGAAATGCAGAGTGCTGACGATAACAcgaataatgaagaatctCATGAAGAAAACTCAAAACATAACTCTGTGTTATCAAGATTCCAACAAACTCTTTCATTACAAGAGAAATTGAAACGAATAAATGAAACTACTGATAGTATTACAAATGAAGATTCAAAAACAGATGTATCCATGGAAAATGTTcatgatttggaaaatattccTCAACCTGCTATTGTCAGAAATTCACAATTAATGAAAGCAACATCAAATGAACATAAATCAATTGCATGGACCCATACTACTAAGATCCATTATGATTCAACAATGATCAAACCTTACCAATCATACGCAAATCAATTAGAGCctaaattattacaaaatattgaaaaatatttctctCATGAAACTTTCCCCATTCAAACTATCTTATTAGACACCATATTACCAACTTTAAATTTCTCattgaaaacaacaaaaaaacatttCACAAGAAGAGTCGGGGATATCCTAGTGAATGCATCTACTGGATCGGGTAAAACTTTAGCATATTCTATACCAATCATTCAAACTTTATCCAAACGTAAAGTTAATAAACTTCGTGCATTAATCATTGTTCcaacaaaattattgatCCATCAAGTTTATGACACATTGAGTAAATTATCTCAAGGTACAGgattaataataaccatgtccaaattagaaaattctttaaaagaGGAACATATAAAATTACAAACAAATGAACCAGATATTTTAATAACAACCCCAGGAAGATTAGTAgatcatttaaatatgaattcattcaatttgaaaaatttgaaaatgttagTATTAGATGAGGCTGATAgattattaaatcaatctttccaaaattggTGTAATGAACTAATGAAAAAGTTAACCATTGATAAAACTCCAATATATCAAATACCGGGTGATGAAATTTCAATGTCAACGGATCAAATGCCAggaaatattataaaaatgatCTTCAGTGCCACTTTAACCACTAATACTCAAAAATTAcatgatttgaaattatttaaacCAAAATTGTTTGTCATGGATTCTGTCAAATTATATCATTTACCAAGTACCTtacaagaatatattattaatattccaACGGCAAAAAGTTTATTTAAAccattatatttattaaaattattattaaaacaATATGAAGATCAACAAATGCAAGGCTCTAGAATACTAGTATTCGTCAAATCAAATGAAAGTTCGTTAAGATTAGCAactttattaaaaataatgataaacaaAACCAGCAATTTGAATGAATCtaattatcaaataaattcaattaattctaACAATTCCAAAGCTGATAATAGAAAATTAGTAACGGAATTTTCTAAACCATTTGAAGATTCTTCTATGTTGCATGCAAAGATATTAATTACTACAGATTTAATGTCAAGAggtattgatattaataatattactgACGTTATTAATTATGATTTACCACTCTCCTCTCAACAATATGTTCATCGTTCTGGTAGAACCGCAAGAGCTAGATCTAATGGTAACGCCTACAATATGTTGGTCGGTAAGGGTGAAAGAACCTTTTGGTCACAACAAATTGACGATGATGTGGCAAGGGATGTCAATGGGTTCACTCCGAAGATATGGGGTAAAGAAGATAACGAAGCTGACAGTGAacaagaaggaaaaaatagCGTCATTGATTCTTTCTTACAAGTGACAGACGATGAAGAAGCAACATACAAAGAATGCTTACAACTATTAAAAGAGAAAACtttgtaa
- the SOL1 gene encoding Sol1p (similar to Saccharomyces cerevisiae SOL2 (YCR073W-A) and SOL1 (YNR034W); ancestral locus Anc_6.345), translating into MTTTVPKIFAFHEFSGVAEAVADYVVHAQNVALTEKIKERKQSNVNLNVPSSTGNTTDSVKEVGRVPSVKSVASSNTINNGGSNSNNSSSKKNSRKKERRFKIALSGGSLIQVLHEGLLKREDVHWNKWDIYFADERLVPFDSNESNYGQAKRKILDLIDTEKYGKPNVYHIDESLIDDPQECADNYEKILIKGFAGRDSVKLPMFDLFLLGCAPDGHIASLFPNFQDNLREKLAWVVPVENAPSGPSNRISLTIPVICHSHRVTFVVEGAVKAPVIKTIMERPEKGLPSSIVNEGAAGRVSWFVDDDALTDVFVTKKKYKFHDPVDLIFNDE; encoded by the coding sequence ATGACAACCACAGTTCCTAAAATATTTGCATTCCATGAATTCTCAGGTGTAGCGGAAGCTGTAGCAGATTATGTTGTACATGCACAAAACGTTGCCTTaactgaaaaaattaaagaaaggaaacaatCTAATGTCAATTTAAATGTTCCATCATCAACAGGAAATACTACCGATTCTGTTAAAGAAGTAGGTAGAGTTCCATCTGTGAAAAGTGTAGCATCTTCCAATACAATTAATAATGGTGGGAGTAacagtaataatagtagtTCTAAGAAGAATAGTAggaaaaaggaaagaagGTTCAAGATTGCCCTTTCTGGAGGGTCATTGATTCAAGTATTACATGAAggtttattgaaaagagaaGATGTTCATTGGAATAAATGGGATATTTATTTTGCAGATGAAAGATTAGTTCCATTCGATTCTAATGAAAGTAATTATGGTCAAGCAAAGAGGAAAATTTTGGATTTAATTGAtactgaaaaatatggtAAACCAAACGTTTATCACATAGATGaatcattaattgatgatcCACAAGAATGTGCAGATaattatgaaaaaatattaattaaGGGGTTTGCTGGAAGAGATTCTGTTAAATTACCAATGTTTGATTTATTCCTATTGGGTTGTGCACCTGATGGTCATATTGCATCATTATTCCCTAATTTCCAAGATAATTTACGTGAAAAATTAGCTTGGGTAGTACCAGTGGAAAATGCTCCAAGTGGTCCATCAAATAGAATATCTTTAACTATACCTGTAATTTGTCATTCACATAGAGTTACCTTTGTTGTGGAAGGTGCCGTGAAGGCTCCAGTaattaaaacaattatGGAAAGACCAGAGAAAGGATTACCAAGTAGTATTGTCAATGAAGGAGCTGCAGGTCGTGTTTCATGgtttgttgatgatgatgcatTAACTGATGTATTTGTGaccaagaagaaatataaatttcatGATCCAGTTGAtttaattttcaatgatgaaTAG
- the NDAI0K02260 gene encoding uncharacterized protein (ancestral locus Anc_6.347): MLCYVMLCYYCSYYYHQQQECHYKEPSLLPAASLIIHKYMRIHSPTTELHTRILPLFYDMILLITFGCLLALVSSLACINRYFSFKLHKNTFPFTLLVLTINMLVLLITAYLLPFDIYHATIMKTKLSNNHTSNNIIPPINDTTATATTTTTTTTTTALYKRSSLPTFGETFQDYKPILKMTWQFIYWIQFFLCWFIIPVLMSFISLKYSIQHHQIKKRITMAIYQNLKFYLLCLLGIIIGIIYLISTTGHNIKDFKPLIISLTHLYSLSYMLILLSTGLILTPKTLLNSALSNISFFSFSSSFASIKESENNKLFVELSKTNDDLNDSKLNLLDNAKLIISTNEDPEGNDIIFNQLLNECKFEIQGKLALLNLSNEIIINNNNNNNNNPNSQNTTSSPIKTLNKLNSNYNKFIGNYYNYIYNQLKSNEIIHTLATNPNINNNNNNNTSTLTKNMKIKLSQSIKTLMLLIIGVTSMCLSILIILLEILPEKFHTFIFQRAINGAWYNLILNLIILQYNTLTSLYAMSKFKFNNFHLISNGKSNPLNSLYYSLYSSRLLFPLCFNFMILIPHKKEINTHHNNDDDIGRYETGFEIALFNDLSIIPLIKFLNNYLPMIFMILIPLSYKFDLKRKILLKILGEEYYYQFFGMMLYEPTATTEMNLNNYNQENNSNNNDPFTFNNNNQYTSNRSRIDDDYEYSXXXXXXRHHKYNILSSSSPSSSSSIPGNNNYNNTRIDNNNNNNNNNNNNNNFDLGSRNNHGSYV; this comes from the coding sequence atgttatgttatgttatgttatgttatTACTGTagctattattatcatcaacaacaagagTGTCATTACAAAGAGCCATCGTTGCTCCCAGCTGCCAGTCTTATTATACACAAATATATGAGAATCCACTCCCCTACAACCGAGCTACACACACGTATACTTCCTCTTTTTTATGATATGATACTTCTAATAACATTCGGATGCCTGTTAGCCCTGGTTTCATCATTGGCTTGTATCAACAGATacttttcattcaaattacATAAAAATACATTCCCATTCACTCTATTAGTGTTGACAATTAATATGTTGGTCCTTTTAATCACTGCATACCTTTTACCATTCGATATATATCACGCTACAATAATGAAAaccaaattatcaaataatcatacatctaataatatcatcCCTCCAATAAACGAtacaacagcaacagcaacaactacaactacaactacaactacAACCGCATTATACAAAAGATCATCCCTTCCCACTTTTGGAGAAACATTTCAAGATTATAAACCAATCTTGAAAATGACATGGCAATTCATTTATTGGattcaattctttctttgttggTTCATTATCCCTGTATTAATGTCTTTCATCtctttaaaatattctatACAACATCATCAAATCAAGAAGAGAATTACAATGGCCATctatcaaaatttaaaattcTATCTTCTATGTCTCCTAGGAATAATCATTGGAATCATTTATCTTATCTCTACCACGGGTCATAACATCAAAGATTTTAAACCTTTAATCATATCATTGACtcatttatattctttgaGTTATATGTTAATCCTTTTATCTACAGGTTTAATCTTAACACCAAAAactttattgaattcagctttatcaaatatatcattcttctccttttcttcttcattcgCTTCAATAAAGGAAtctgaaaataataaattgtttGTGGAATTAAGTAAGacaaatgatgatttaaatgattcCAAATTGAATCTATTAGATAATGCTAAATTGATTATATCAACTAATGAAGACCCTGAGGGAAATGACATTATctttaatcaattattaaatgaatgtaaatttgaaattcaagGGAAACTAgctttattaaatttatcaaatgaaattattataaataataataataataataataataatcccAACTCTCAAAATACTACATCATCTCCAATAAAAActttgaataaattgaatagtaactataataaattcattggcaattattataattatatttataatcaattgaaatcaaatgaaattatcCATACTTTAGCAACTAACCccaatattaataataataataataataacaccTCCACACTgacaaaaaatatgaaaattaAACTTTCTCAATCTATTAAAACTTTAATGCTTCTAATCATCGGTGTAACATCCATGTgtttatcaattttaataatcTTATTAGAAATTTTACCAGAAAAATTCCATACTTTCATATTCCAAAGAGCCATAAATGGCGCATGgtataatttaatattaaatttaatcaTCTTACAATATAATACTTTAACATCACTATATGCCATGagtaaattcaaatttaataacTTCCATTTGATTTCTAATGGGAAAAGTAATccattaaattcattatattattcattatattcaagtagattattattcccattatgtttcaattttatgATCTTAATCCCacataaaaaagaaataaatactcatcataataatgatgatgatatcgGAAGATACGAAACAGGGTTTGAAATCgcattatttaatgatttatccATTATACCATTAATCAAATTCTTAAACAATTATTTACCAATGATTTTCATGATATTAATCCCATTAAGTTATAAATTTGATCTAAAgaggaaaatattattaaaaatattaggtgaagaatattattatcaattctTTGGAATGATGTTATATGAACCAACGGCAACAACagaaatgaatttaaataattacAATCAAGagaataatagtaataataatgatccatttacttttaataataataatcaatacaCCAGCAACAGATCAAGAATTGATGACGACTATGAATATTCTTTNNNNNNNNNNNNNNNAAGACATCATAAATACAAcatattatcatcatcatctccatcttcttcatcgtcaATACCTggcaacaacaactacaacAACACCCgaattgataataataataataataataataataataataataataataatttcgaTCTTGGATCTAGAAACAACCATGGATCTTATGTATGA
- the RSM19 gene encoding mitochondrial 37S ribosomal uS19m domain-containing protein (similar to Saccharomyces cerevisiae RSM19 (YNR037C); ancestral locus Anc_6.354) yields MTICVCVFSVDFVDTYTVAVPHYKMKCALRLLSRSAWKGPNIVPLPIKEAMSNGTPIRTNARSATILPQFVGLKFQIHNGKEYVPLEVTVDMVGRKLGEFAPTRKRFSYTQTKLK; encoded by the coding sequence ATGACTATATGTGTTTGTGTCTTCTCTGTTGACTTTGTAGATACGTATACTGTTGCTGTACCCCATTACAAGATGAAATGTGCATTACGATTATTATCCCGATCAGCATGGAAGGGCCCAAACATTGTACCACTACCCATTAAAGAGGCCATGAGCAATGGGACACCCATTAGAACCAATGCAAGATCAGCAACGATATTACCACAATTTGTTGgattgaaatttcaaatacaTAATGGGAAGGAATATGTGCCCCTGGAGGTCACTGTAGATATGGTAGGGAGGAAACTAGGTGAATTTGCTCCCACGAGGAAAAGGTTTAGTTACACCCAGACTAAATTGAAGTAA